Genomic segment of Gloeocapsa sp. PCC 7428:
CAATTCCTAAGCCTTTACGCTGTCCGATTGTATAGTGATGTACACCCTCATGCTGTCCCAAGACTTTTCCCGTAGCATCAACAATTTCACCTTTTTTCGGTGTAATGTACTTATCAAGAAACTGCCGCATCGAGCCGTTAGCTTCGACTAAGCATAAATCTTGACTTTCAGGCTTGTTAGCCGTTTTTAGGTCAAATTGCGCGGCTATTTGCCGTGTTTGAGCCTTCGTCGTTTCTCCTAAGGGGAAAACTGTGCCTGCAAGTAAATCTTGTGATAAATCGTATAAAAAGTAAGTTTGATCTTTGTTACGATCTACCGCCCGACGCAATTGATAACGTTTCGTTGCGTCATCGTAGGTAATTCTTGCATAGTGACCTGTAGCAATTTTATCAATACCTAAATGTTCGCGGGCATAATCTAGCATAGGACCAAACTTAACCGTTTTGTTGCACTGCGAACACGGTAGCGGTGTAATTCCTGCGCTGTAACCCGCAACCAAATAATCAATGATGTTAGCTTGAAAGACTTCGCGAATATCAACAACATGATGCGCAATCCCCAACTGTTCGCAAATATAAGCCGCATCGATCATACCTTCTGAACAGCACTGACCTTTACCCTTCATCAGCCAAAGGGTAAGACCTACAACTTCATAACCTTGTTGTTGTAAAATGGCAGCAGCTGTAGAACTATCAACGCCACCAGATAGACCAACTACGACTTTTTTCATGGATGTGGCTTCAAAACAATTGCCCAGATCTCAATTTTAAACGAATGCAATCTTGATTGTGTCTTAGCAGCGTATCGCAGCGACTACTTAGCACTTGCGATCGCATGACTGCGGCTGACTTTTATCAATATCGGTACTGTTTGTTAGTGATTGTTTAGCAATTGCTTGCAAAAGCAGATAGTTCAAAACTGTCCGAATCAAAATAATTGCACCTAGTTTACCGATATCATCCCAAGTAGGTGCGATGATTGTTTTTAAAATACTAGCACCAACAAGAAAGCTGAGTCCCAAAGAAAAAGAATAGCCCATTTCTAAGCGGCTTTTTTGAAAAGCAGTACCCGAATGTGATTGAAATAAAGCTTGTTGCACAAAAATGAGTAAAGCTTTAACAATACCTATAGAAATAACAAACAGGGCAAGCAATTGAATTAGACTTACTACTTGCTGATCTAAGATCCGAACGATTGTTTCTATATCTATTAAAAAATTAAAATTTTCTATCCAATTTACTGCTGACACCATCCGCGATCGCCCAAATATTTTTCAAGCTACAAAAGTCATATCTTAGTTTTGAATTGACTCTTTGTAATCCCGATCAGGTGTGATTTTGGCGTTAATCAGCATAAATTTATTAAACATCCTGCATGAATGCTTAAGGAATAAATTCACAGCCAAACAAAAGAAAGTCCACCATTGTGAACTTATTGGTAAAACTCCTGTATAAGTGTATGCTTGAGTAGCCCTCGACTTCAGTCAAAGGGCGTTTGTGATTCTAATATGCATGAAGTCACATAACCGTCTCTAAAGGAACTCCCAACCATTGCTGAAAATTCTGCTGCTGAGTCGAAGAAGGGTTTTCTACTGGTACAATCTGATATTTATTAGGGCGAGGCGCAGCAAGTATAACATGATGAGTACGTAATTCATCTTGATGGAAAACTGTCACCTGGATCGTGTCATGGGGTTGATAATCTTTCATGCGATCGCTTAAATTATTTGCTTGTACCCTTACACCATCAATCGCGAGTAACTCATCTCCCGCATCGATTCCCGCAATAGATGCTGGCGTACCGGCTTCGACAAACTTAACGATTTCCTTGCCATTCTCTGTTTGCGCCCTGATTCCTATACAAGGTGCGGAATCGTCTTCGCTATTTGTTGATACTTGTAAACCAAATGGCGCAAGATATTG
This window contains:
- the mnmA gene encoding tRNA 2-thiouridine(34) synthase MnmA, with protein sequence MKKVVVGLSGGVDSSTAAAILQQQGYEVVGLTLWLMKGKGQCCSEGMIDAAYICEQLGIAHHVVDIREVFQANIIDYLVAGYSAGITPLPCSQCNKTVKFGPMLDYAREHLGIDKIATGHYARITYDDATKRYQLRRAVDRNKDQTYFLYDLSQDLLAGTVFPLGETTKAQTRQIAAQFDLKTANKPESQDLCLVEANGSMRQFLDKYITPKKGEIVDATGKVLGQHEGVHHYTIGQRKGLGIAAAEPLYVIGLDAVMNRVIVGDRTSATQSECTVQRVNWVSIVEPTAPIRAEVQVRYRSHPVSVTVIPLENSRVKLVFDEPQFSITPGQAAVWYDGDTVLGGGIIERDN
- a CDS encoding DUF1622 domain-containing protein is translated as MVSAVNWIENFNFLIDIETIVRILDQQVVSLIQLLALFVISIGIVKALLIFVQQALFQSHSGTAFQKSRLEMGYSFSLGLSFLVGASILKTIIAPTWDDIGKLGAIILIRTVLNYLLLQAIAKQSLTNSTDIDKSQPQSCDRKC